The Triticum dicoccoides isolate Atlit2015 ecotype Zavitan chromosome 6A, WEW_v2.0, whole genome shotgun sequence genome has a window encoding:
- the LOC119318092 gene encoding bZIP transcription factor 23-like isoform X2, translated as MDFPGGSGRPHQHQQHHHQPLPPMTPLPLTRQGSSVYSLTFDEFQSALGGPGKDFGSMNMDELLRNIWTAEESQAIGAGPNAAASSSAAAGQDHGGIQRQGSLTLPRTLSQKTVDEVWRDMMFFGGPSASASAAAEAPPPAQRQQTLGEVTLEEFLVRAGVVREDMPGPPPPVSPAPVAQAPPPQPQMLFPQSNMFAPMVNPLSLANGLMTGAYGQGGGGGGGGAAAMVSPSPTGRPVMSNGYGKMEGLNLSSLSPPPMPYVFSGGLRGRKPPAMEKVVERRQRRMIKNRESAARSRQRKQSYMMELETEVAKLKERNEELQRKQAEMLERQKNEVFEKVTRQAGPTSKRICLRRTLTGP; from the exons ATGGATTTTCCGGGAGGGAGCGGGCGGCCGCACCAGCAtcagcagcaccaccaccagccgCTGCCGCCGATGACGCCGCTGCCGCTGACGCGCCAGGGGTCGTCGGTCTACTCGCTCACGTTCGACGAGTTCCAGAGCGCGCTCGGCGGGCCGGGCAAGGACTTCGGGTCCATGAACATGGACGAGCTCCTCCGCAACATCTGGACGGCCGAGGAGTCGCAGGCCATCGGCGCCGGCCCCAACGCCgcggcctcctcctccgccgcggcgGGGCAGGACCACGGCGGCATCCAGCGCCAGGGCTCGCTCACGCTGCCCCGGACGCTCAGCCAGAAGACCGTCGACGAGGTCTGGCGCGACATGATGTTCTTCGGAGgaccctccgcctccgcctccgccgccgccgaggctCCCCCGCCGGCCCAGAGGCAGCAGACGCTCGGGGAGGTCACTCTCGAGGAGTTCCTCGTGCGCGCCGGCGTCGTGCGCGAGGACATGCCGgggccgccgccgcccgtctcgcCGGCCCCCGTGGCCCAGGCGCCGCCTCCGCAGCCACAGATGCTGTTCCCTCAGAGCAACATGTTTGCTCCGATGGTGAATCCTCTGTCCTTGGCCAATGGGTTGATGACCGGAGCATACggccagggaggaggaggtggtggtggtggtgcggccgcTATGGTTTCGCCGTCGCCGACGGGGAGGCCGGTCATGTCCAACGGCTACGGCAAGATGGAAGGCCTCAACTTGTCCTCGCTGTCGCCACCACCGATGCCGTATGTTTTTAGCGGCGGGCTGAGGGGGAGGAAGCCACCGGCCATGGAGAAAGTGGTCGAGAGGAGGCAGCGGCGGATGATCAAGAACCGGGAGTCTGCGGCGAGGTCGCGCCAGAGGAAACAG AGTTATATGATGGAATTGGAGACTGAGGTGGCAAAACTTAAAGAGCGGAATGAGGAGTTGCAGAGAAAACAG GCGGAGATGCTAGAGAGGCAAAAGAATGAG GTATTCGAGAAGGTTACCCGGCAAGCTGGACCGACGTCGAAGAGGATCTGCCTGCGGAGGACGCTGACGGGCCCTTG A
- the LOC119318092 gene encoding bZIP transcription factor 23-like isoform X1, which yields MDFPGGSGRPHQHQQHHHQPLPPMTPLPLTRQGSSVYSLTFDEFQSALGGPGKDFGSMNMDELLRNIWTAEESQAIGAGPNAAASSSAAAGQDHGGIQRQGSLTLPRTLSQKTVDEVWRDMMFFGGPSASASAAAEAPPPAQRQQTLGEVTLEEFLVRAGVVREDMPGPPPPVSPAPVAQAPPPQPQMLFPQSNMFAPMVNPLSLANGLMTGAYGQGGGGGGGGAAAMVSPSPTGRPVMSNGYGKMEGLNLSSLSPPPMPYVFSGGLRGRKPPAMEKVVERRQRRMIKNRESAARSRQRKQSYMMELETEVAKLKERNEELQRKQAEMLERQKNEVFEKVTRQAGPTSKRICLRRTLTGPW from the exons ATGGATTTTCCGGGAGGGAGCGGGCGGCCGCACCAGCAtcagcagcaccaccaccagccgCTGCCGCCGATGACGCCGCTGCCGCTGACGCGCCAGGGGTCGTCGGTCTACTCGCTCACGTTCGACGAGTTCCAGAGCGCGCTCGGCGGGCCGGGCAAGGACTTCGGGTCCATGAACATGGACGAGCTCCTCCGCAACATCTGGACGGCCGAGGAGTCGCAGGCCATCGGCGCCGGCCCCAACGCCgcggcctcctcctccgccgcggcgGGGCAGGACCACGGCGGCATCCAGCGCCAGGGCTCGCTCACGCTGCCCCGGACGCTCAGCCAGAAGACCGTCGACGAGGTCTGGCGCGACATGATGTTCTTCGGAGgaccctccgcctccgcctccgccgccgccgaggctCCCCCGCCGGCCCAGAGGCAGCAGACGCTCGGGGAGGTCACTCTCGAGGAGTTCCTCGTGCGCGCCGGCGTCGTGCGCGAGGACATGCCGgggccgccgccgcccgtctcgcCGGCCCCCGTGGCCCAGGCGCCGCCTCCGCAGCCACAGATGCTGTTCCCTCAGAGCAACATGTTTGCTCCGATGGTGAATCCTCTGTCCTTGGCCAATGGGTTGATGACCGGAGCATACggccagggaggaggaggtggtggtggtggtgcggccgcTATGGTTTCGCCGTCGCCGACGGGGAGGCCGGTCATGTCCAACGGCTACGGCAAGATGGAAGGCCTCAACTTGTCCTCGCTGTCGCCACCACCGATGCCGTATGTTTTTAGCGGCGGGCTGAGGGGGAGGAAGCCACCGGCCATGGAGAAAGTGGTCGAGAGGAGGCAGCGGCGGATGATCAAGAACCGGGAGTCTGCGGCGAGGTCGCGCCAGAGGAAACAG AGTTATATGATGGAATTGGAGACTGAGGTGGCAAAACTTAAAGAGCGGAATGAGGAGTTGCAGAGAAAACAG GCGGAGATGCTAGAGAGGCAAAAGAATGAG GTATTCGAGAAGGTTACCCGGCAAGCTGGACCGACGTCGAAGAGGATCTGCCTGCGGAGGACGCTGACGGGCCCTTGGTAA